From Epinephelus lanceolatus isolate andai-2023 chromosome 12, ASM4190304v1, whole genome shotgun sequence, the proteins below share one genomic window:
- the ripk1l gene encoding receptor-interacting serine/threonine-protein kinase 1 isoform X1, whose translation MATAPQPSLHMRSADLIKKEALDYGGFGEVYLCYHATLGQVVLKTMYTGHIRNEENKRSLLEEGNIMASLNHERVVKLLGVIMEDRDCSLVMELLPRGNLSVMLETQVSVPVSIKGRIIVEILEGMVYLTERRVIHKDIKPENILVDKDFHIKIADLGLATCQTWSKLTKEESRRRSRMGRSAGARCAGTLSYMAPEHLESIHTVSTEKSDVYSFAIVVWVILTGEEPYANARSEEQISQCVRSGQRPAEDLIPDNTPAEIIQLMKRCWDQNPVQRPTFKEGYDFFLPFYTEKLEPHVEEDLLELRKYEGPEELVEKMKSLSVTQDCFLADSPAPLVSSDRSVPVPVEASIEDLHDIHFEPEPVESIQSDAKAVPSALEEKLGRELQYHKYGSYNSENQAEAANGYHRSNSNPFLQNHFSSSDHAIRQPEQDRPSHGSSVHSWTKAEPVQPSSQEEAWYRPTAGLYDSMNTSIPYPSHLPMSTSSPSLSQFNQQHPHSHYDRQQSWPAFQASDTSAPDISPGRLLTPSKCCSSQDPASLYIYNASGIQIGNHNAMSIRGCDSSSLSSVPFCPVNSPIKEGILKYEDHTVTEEHLDLLRDNIGAKWKRCARRLGLTTVEIETIEHDCFRDGLPEMVHQMLDRWKMKEGSIGCTIGKLCRALDGTIKVDVIQKILNACGSSS comes from the exons ATGGCCACCGCGCCACAGCCTTCACTTCACATGAGATCGGCTGATCTCATCAAAAAGGAGGCCCTGGACTACGGAGGCTTTGGGGAAGTGTACCTGTGCTACCATGCCACCCTCGGCCAGGTGGTGTTGAAGACCATGTACACAGGCCATATTCGCAACGA GGAGAATAAAAGGTCTCTGCTGGAGGAGGGGAACATCATGGCGAGCCTGAACCATGAGCGGGTGGTCAAGTTGCTGGGTGTGATCATGGAGGATAGAGACTGCTCACTGGTCATGGAGCTCCTCCCCAGAGGCAATCTGTCGGTCATGCTGGAGACG CAGGTTTCTGTGCCAGTATCCATCAAGGGCAGAATCATCGTAGAGATTTTGGAAGGGATGGTGTACCTCACAGAGAGACGTGTCATACACAAGGATATCAAGCCAGAAAACATTTTAGTGGACAAGGATTTTCACATCAAG ATTGCAGACCTTGGCCTGGCCACCTGTCAGACATGGAGCAAACTCACAAAGGAGGAGTCTCGCAGGAGGAGTCGTATGGGGCGATCGGCAGGGGCGAGATGTGCAGGCACTCTGAGCTACATGGCCCCCGAGCACCTGGAGAGTATACATACAGTCTCTACTGAGAAGTCTGACGTCTACAGCTTTGCAATTGTGGTTTGGGTCATCCTCACAGGGGAAGAGCCATATGCAA ATGCAAGGAGTGAAGAACAAATCAGCCAGTGTGTCCGAAGTGGTCAGCGGCCAGCAGAGGACCTTATTCCAGACAACACGCCAGCGGAGATAATTCAGCTGATGAAGAGGTGCTGGGATCAAAATCCAGTACAACGGCCAACATTTAAag AGGGCTACGACTTCTTCCTCCCTTTCTACACAGAAAAGCTTGAGCCACATGTAGAGGAAGATTTACTTGAGCTGAGG AAATATGAAGGCCCAGAGGAACTTGTTGAGAAGATGAAATCTTTATCAGTGACCCAGGATTGTTTTTTGGCAG ATTCCCCAGCTCCTTTGGTGAGCTCAGACAGAAGTGTACCTGTGCCAGTTGAAGCCAGTATTGAGGACCTGCATGACATCCACTTTGAGCCAGAGCCAGTGGAGTCTATTCAGTCAGACGCAAAGGCGGTCCCTTCAGCTTTGGAGGAGAAACTAGGTCGGGAGCTTCAGTACCACAAATATGGTAGCTATAACAGTGAGAACCAGGCTGAAGCTGCCAACGGTTACCATCGCAGCAACTCAAATCCATTCCTGCAAAACCACTTCAGCTCATCAGATCACGCTATCAGACAACCAGAACAAGACAGACCCTCTCATGGCTCCTCTGTCCATTCCTGGACAAAAGCTGAGCCGGTGCAGCCTTCCAGCCAGGAAGAGGCTTGGTATCGCCCTACTGCTGGTCTCTATGATTCCATGAACACCTCTATACCTTATCCATCCCACCTTCCAATGTCTACCAGCTCCCCTTCTCTATCTCAATTTAACCAGCAACATCCACATTCCCACTATGACCGTCAGCAGTCCTGGCCAGCTTTTCAAGCGTCTGATACATCTGCTCCTGACATCAGTCCTGGGCGTCTCCTGACTCCCTCCAAATGCTGCTCATCACAAGATCCAg CATCTCTTTACATTTACAACGCCAGCGGGATCCAGATTGGGAACCACAACGCGATGAGTATCAGAGGTTGCGATTCCAGTAGTTTATCGTCTGTACCTTTTTGCCCAGTTAACTCTCCCATCAAAGAAGGCATACTGAAATACG AGGACCACACTGTGACCGAGGAGCACCTGGATCTGCTGAGGGACAACATCGGAGCCAAATGGAAGCGCTGCGCGCGGCGACTGGGTCTGACCACTGTGGAAATAGAGACCATTGAGCACGACTGTTTCCGCGACGGCCTGCCGGAGATGGTTCACCAGATGCTGGATCGTTGGAAAATGAAGGAGGGAAGCATCGGCTGCACAATCGGGAAGCTTTGTCGTGCTCTGGATGGTACCATAAAGGTAGATGTCATCCAGAAAATACTGAACGCCTGCGGTTCTTCTTCCTAG
- the ripk1l gene encoding receptor-interacting serine/threonine-protein kinase 1 isoform X2: MATAPQPSLHMRSADLIKKEALDYGGFGEVYLCYHATLGQVVLKTMYTGHIRNEENKRSLLEEGNIMASLNHERVVKLLGVIMEDRDCSLVMELLPRGNLSVMLETVSVPVSIKGRIIVEILEGMVYLTERRVIHKDIKPENILVDKDFHIKIADLGLATCQTWSKLTKEESRRRSRMGRSAGARCAGTLSYMAPEHLESIHTVSTEKSDVYSFAIVVWVILTGEEPYANARSEEQISQCVRSGQRPAEDLIPDNTPAEIIQLMKRCWDQNPVQRPTFKEGYDFFLPFYTEKLEPHVEEDLLELRKYEGPEELVEKMKSLSVTQDCFLADSPAPLVSSDRSVPVPVEASIEDLHDIHFEPEPVESIQSDAKAVPSALEEKLGRELQYHKYGSYNSENQAEAANGYHRSNSNPFLQNHFSSSDHAIRQPEQDRPSHGSSVHSWTKAEPVQPSSQEEAWYRPTAGLYDSMNTSIPYPSHLPMSTSSPSLSQFNQQHPHSHYDRQQSWPAFQASDTSAPDISPGRLLTPSKCCSSQDPASLYIYNASGIQIGNHNAMSIRGCDSSSLSSVPFCPVNSPIKEGILKYEDHTVTEEHLDLLRDNIGAKWKRCARRLGLTTVEIETIEHDCFRDGLPEMVHQMLDRWKMKEGSIGCTIGKLCRALDGTIKVDVIQKILNACGSSS; the protein is encoded by the exons ATGGCCACCGCGCCACAGCCTTCACTTCACATGAGATCGGCTGATCTCATCAAAAAGGAGGCCCTGGACTACGGAGGCTTTGGGGAAGTGTACCTGTGCTACCATGCCACCCTCGGCCAGGTGGTGTTGAAGACCATGTACACAGGCCATATTCGCAACGA GGAGAATAAAAGGTCTCTGCTGGAGGAGGGGAACATCATGGCGAGCCTGAACCATGAGCGGGTGGTCAAGTTGCTGGGTGTGATCATGGAGGATAGAGACTGCTCACTGGTCATGGAGCTCCTCCCCAGAGGCAATCTGTCGGTCATGCTGGAGACG GTTTCTGTGCCAGTATCCATCAAGGGCAGAATCATCGTAGAGATTTTGGAAGGGATGGTGTACCTCACAGAGAGACGTGTCATACACAAGGATATCAAGCCAGAAAACATTTTAGTGGACAAGGATTTTCACATCAAG ATTGCAGACCTTGGCCTGGCCACCTGTCAGACATGGAGCAAACTCACAAAGGAGGAGTCTCGCAGGAGGAGTCGTATGGGGCGATCGGCAGGGGCGAGATGTGCAGGCACTCTGAGCTACATGGCCCCCGAGCACCTGGAGAGTATACATACAGTCTCTACTGAGAAGTCTGACGTCTACAGCTTTGCAATTGTGGTTTGGGTCATCCTCACAGGGGAAGAGCCATATGCAA ATGCAAGGAGTGAAGAACAAATCAGCCAGTGTGTCCGAAGTGGTCAGCGGCCAGCAGAGGACCTTATTCCAGACAACACGCCAGCGGAGATAATTCAGCTGATGAAGAGGTGCTGGGATCAAAATCCAGTACAACGGCCAACATTTAAag AGGGCTACGACTTCTTCCTCCCTTTCTACACAGAAAAGCTTGAGCCACATGTAGAGGAAGATTTACTTGAGCTGAGG AAATATGAAGGCCCAGAGGAACTTGTTGAGAAGATGAAATCTTTATCAGTGACCCAGGATTGTTTTTTGGCAG ATTCCCCAGCTCCTTTGGTGAGCTCAGACAGAAGTGTACCTGTGCCAGTTGAAGCCAGTATTGAGGACCTGCATGACATCCACTTTGAGCCAGAGCCAGTGGAGTCTATTCAGTCAGACGCAAAGGCGGTCCCTTCAGCTTTGGAGGAGAAACTAGGTCGGGAGCTTCAGTACCACAAATATGGTAGCTATAACAGTGAGAACCAGGCTGAAGCTGCCAACGGTTACCATCGCAGCAACTCAAATCCATTCCTGCAAAACCACTTCAGCTCATCAGATCACGCTATCAGACAACCAGAACAAGACAGACCCTCTCATGGCTCCTCTGTCCATTCCTGGACAAAAGCTGAGCCGGTGCAGCCTTCCAGCCAGGAAGAGGCTTGGTATCGCCCTACTGCTGGTCTCTATGATTCCATGAACACCTCTATACCTTATCCATCCCACCTTCCAATGTCTACCAGCTCCCCTTCTCTATCTCAATTTAACCAGCAACATCCACATTCCCACTATGACCGTCAGCAGTCCTGGCCAGCTTTTCAAGCGTCTGATACATCTGCTCCTGACATCAGTCCTGGGCGTCTCCTGACTCCCTCCAAATGCTGCTCATCACAAGATCCAg CATCTCTTTACATTTACAACGCCAGCGGGATCCAGATTGGGAACCACAACGCGATGAGTATCAGAGGTTGCGATTCCAGTAGTTTATCGTCTGTACCTTTTTGCCCAGTTAACTCTCCCATCAAAGAAGGCATACTGAAATACG AGGACCACACTGTGACCGAGGAGCACCTGGATCTGCTGAGGGACAACATCGGAGCCAAATGGAAGCGCTGCGCGCGGCGACTGGGTCTGACCACTGTGGAAATAGAGACCATTGAGCACGACTGTTTCCGCGACGGCCTGCCGGAGATGGTTCACCAGATGCTGGATCGTTGGAAAATGAAGGAGGGAAGCATCGGCTGCACAATCGGGAAGCTTTGTCGTGCTCTGGATGGTACCATAAAGGTAGATGTCATCCAGAAAATACTGAACGCCTGCGGTTCTTCTTCCTAG
- the dusp22b gene encoding dual specificity protein phosphatase 22-B, which translates to MGNGINKVLPDLYLGNFKDARDREQLARNNITHILSIHDSAAPILQEMTYLCIPAADLPTQNLTQHFKQSIMFMHESRLKGEGCLVHCLAGVSRSVTLVVAYIMTVTGLGWQEALAAVRVVRPCAGPNLGFQRQLQEFEATQAEQFREWLQKEYKDNPFNDEAELRDLLARTSKVNGVEVEKQTTPPEAI; encoded by the exons ATGGGGAATGGCATCAATAAG GTCCTGCCTGACCTGTATTTGGGGAATTTCAAAG ATGCAAGAGACCGAGAGCAGTTAGCCAGGaacaacatcacacacatcCTGTCCATTCATGACAGCGCAGCTCCCATCCTCCAG GAGATGACCTATCTCTGCATTCCAGCAGCTGACCTGCCCACACAAAACCT GACTCAGCACTTTAAACAAAGTATAATGTTCATGCACGAGTCTCGCCTGAAAGGGGAAGGCTGCCTCGTTCACTG TTTGGCAGGTGTGTCCCGCAGTGTCACCCTGGTAGTGGCTTATATCATGACGGTGACAGGACTGGGCTGGCAGGAGGCGCTGGCTGCAGTGAGGGTGGTTCGGCCCTGTGCTGGACCTAACCTGGGCTTTCAGCGCCAGCTCCAGGAGTTTGAGGCTACTCAAGCTGAGCAG TTCAGAGAATGGCTACAGAAGGAATATAAGGACAACCCCTTCAATGATGAGGCCGAGCTCCGTGATTTGCTCGCCAGGACGTCTAAAGTCAATGGCGTGGAGGTGGAAAAACAGACTACCCCACCTGAAGCTATCTGA